A window of the Saccharomyces eubayanus strain FM1318 chromosome II, whole genome shotgun sequence genome harbors these coding sequences:
- the MRPL16 gene encoding mitochondrial 54S ribosomal protein uL16m has product MFPGLMRMNLSARMSDLTVKGASNSLLKNINPIAKRFKHEYAPRFKIQQKKQKGRVPVRTGGSIKGSTIQFGKYGLRLKSEGIRITAQQLKEADNAIMRYVRPLTNGHLWRRLCTNVAVCVKGNETRMGKGKGGFDHWMVRVPTGKVLFEINGDDLHEKVAREAFRKAGTKLPGVYEFISLDSLVRVGLRSFKNPKDDPVKNFYEENAKKPSKKYLNVLKSQEPQYKLFRGR; this is encoded by the coding sequence ATGTTTCCGGGCTTAATGAGAATGAATCTCTCCGCAAGGATGAGCGATCTTACTGTCAAGGGTGCGTCAAACTCTCtcttaaaaaatattaaccCTATTGCTAAGAGATTCAAGCACGAGTATGCGCCAAGGTTTAaaattcaacaaaagaagcagaaggGCAGAGTACCCGTTCGTACCGGTGGTTCTATTAAAGGATCTACTATACAATTCGGTAAGTACGGGCTACGTTTGAAAAGCGAAGGTATCAGGATAACTGCACAGCAGCTGAAAGAAGCAGATAACGCTATTATGAGATACGTCAGACCTTTGACCAATGGTCATTTGTGGAGACGTTTATGTACAAACGTGGCCGTCTGTGTTAAAGGTAACGAAACAAGAATGGGTAAAGGTAAAGGTGGATTCGATCATTGGATGGTGAGAGTACCCACAGGGAAAGTTCTTTTTGAGATAAACGGTGACGATTTGCACGAAAAAGTCGCACGTGAAGCCTTTAGAAAAGCTGGTACCAAATTGCCTGGGGTATACGAATTTATATCTTTGGATTCACTGGTAAGAGTCGGATTGCGTAGCTTTAAGAATCCTAAAGACGATCCCGTGAAGAATTTCTACGAAGAGAATGCAAAGAAACCGTCCAAGAAATACttgaatgttttgaaatctCAAGAACCACAATATAAACTCTTCAGAGGACGTTAA